The Pseudomonas allokribbensis genome has a window encoding:
- a CDS encoding DUF934 domain-containing protein — MNNLLRMEASGARIVLDDPWTLIRSPETEFSAGMLILPLAHWLESPSTHAVWLGPDDGVESLLPWLASLPLIALDFPSFRDGRAYSQAYLLRSRFGWKGELRAIGDVLRDQLSHMRQCGFDSFAVREDKSAEDALKGLAGMSVLYGRSVIEPRPLFRRR, encoded by the coding sequence ATGAACAATCTGCTGCGGATGGAGGCGAGCGGGGCGCGGATTGTGCTCGACGATCCATGGACGCTGATCCGCTCGCCTGAAACAGAATTCAGCGCCGGGATGTTGATTCTGCCGCTGGCCCACTGGCTCGAATCACCCTCGACCCATGCAGTGTGGCTGGGCCCGGACGACGGCGTCGAAAGCCTGCTGCCGTGGTTGGCATCGCTGCCGCTGATTGCCCTCGATTTCCCGAGTTTTCGCGACGGCCGCGCCTACAGTCAGGCTTATCTGCTGCGCAGCCGTTTTGGCTGGAAAGGCGAATTGCGGGCGATTGGCGATGTGCTTCGCGATCAACTGAGCCACATGCGCCAGTGCGGGTTCGACAGCTTCGCCGTGCGCGAGGACAAATCCGCCGAGGATGCGCTCAAGGGGTTGGCGGGGATGAGCGTGTTGTACGGGCGCTCCGTCATCGAGCCGCGACCGTTGTTCAGGCGGCGTTGA
- a CDS encoding tetratricopeptide repeat protein encodes MPKHKNNDAPRQPDASPTSISRYLFPVTIGLLLAAVAGIGWFLFSPAPAPVKVVPVSTPVAVAAKPAATLPATMVDEQQCQGCHQEQVKDWQGSHHQLAMQPANAETMLGDFNNVTFKAENESTRFARKGDEFWVNTPGVDGRNADFKVAYTFGIAPLQQYLIEVGEGRLQALGVAWDTEKNRWFHLYPGQGVNFKNPLHWSKPSQNANFMCVECHTTGFKRNFDAASNTFASHWNSLGIGCQACHGPASNHLEWTAKKTDLIHAGFDVDLKDKNATVEIETCARCHARRAPLGDGYTVGKRLMDDYLPSTLTRELYALDGKIKDEVFEHGSFAQSKMFDKGVRCSNCHNPHSTELKAPGNAVCLQCHNSAGKTSVEGVDGQGLQAKNYDSIEHTRHTMGQPGSQCVDCHMPGKFYMGNDFRHDHSFSIPNPERAQKLGTPDACLTCHQGKAGDKVTAQFKLWTASTEPQAPRYDESLWLIRNGQPGAAQALYEQLQRSNLPAIQRATLLAELPLYPSEQALKLATTDLKHPAPQVRESAVRAISAFLPPPERLPLLTPLLGDPVKAVRIVAARDLLSVARNGLGPAQANWDAAIAEYEAVQKSLAERAEANLNLAMLYQASGRGSEVEGSLRTALKRDPDFYPALVTLVQWLEANGRGSEVQQLLDASLKEHPDTALLQHTRGLSLIRAGKTAEAMSALGKAAQLEPQNAQYGYVLAVALHDSGKVDQASEQLEKLLKVQPANRNARLSLIQWYLDSGQEPKAQVLLQGWKRMNMGDPALK; translated from the coding sequence ATGCCCAAGCATAAAAATAACGATGCACCGCGCCAGCCTGATGCTTCACCGACCTCGATTTCACGCTACCTGTTTCCTGTCACCATTGGTCTGCTGCTCGCGGCCGTGGCGGGGATCGGCTGGTTTCTGTTCAGCCCCGCTCCAGCTCCGGTCAAAGTCGTGCCGGTCAGCACGCCTGTTGCAGTAGCGGCCAAACCTGCAGCAACACTGCCCGCGACCATGGTTGATGAACAGCAATGTCAGGGCTGTCACCAGGAACAGGTCAAGGACTGGCAAGGCTCCCATCATCAGTTGGCGATGCAACCGGCGAATGCCGAAACCATGCTCGGTGACTTCAACAATGTCACCTTCAAGGCCGAAAACGAATCCACCCGTTTCGCGCGCAAGGGCGACGAGTTCTGGGTCAATACACCTGGCGTCGACGGCAGGAACGCCGACTTCAAAGTCGCCTACACCTTCGGCATCGCGCCGCTTCAGCAATACCTGATCGAAGTCGGTGAAGGCCGCTTGCAGGCCCTTGGCGTCGCCTGGGATACCGAGAAAAACCGCTGGTTTCACCTCTACCCCGGCCAGGGCGTGAACTTCAAGAATCCGCTGCACTGGAGCAAGCCGAGCCAGAACGCCAACTTCATGTGCGTCGAGTGCCACACCACCGGGTTCAAGCGCAATTTCGACGCGGCCAGCAACACCTTCGCCAGCCACTGGAACAGCCTCGGCATCGGTTGCCAGGCCTGTCATGGGCCGGCATCGAATCACCTGGAGTGGACTGCGAAAAAGACTGACCTGATCCACGCCGGCTTCGACGTCGATCTCAAGGACAAGAACGCCACCGTCGAGATCGAAACCTGCGCCCGCTGCCACGCTCGCCGCGCGCCGCTGGGCGATGGCTACACCGTCGGCAAACGGCTGATGGACGATTACCTGCCCAGCACCCTGACCCGCGAACTGTATGCGCTGGACGGCAAGATCAAGGACGAAGTGTTCGAACACGGCTCCTTCGCCCAAAGCAAAATGTTCGACAAGGGCGTGCGCTGCAGCAACTGCCACAACCCCCACAGCACCGAGCTGAAAGCGCCGGGCAACGCGGTGTGCCTGCAATGCCACAACAGCGCCGGCAAGACCTCGGTCGAAGGCGTCGATGGCCAGGGCCTGCAAGCGAAGAACTACGACAGTATTGAACACACCCGCCACACCATGGGTCAGCCCGGCTCGCAATGCGTGGATTGCCACATGCCCGGCAAGTTCTACATGGGCAACGACTTCCGGCATGACCACAGCTTCAGCATCCCCAACCCGGAGCGTGCGCAAAAGCTCGGCACGCCAGACGCCTGCCTGACCTGTCATCAGGGCAAGGCCGGCGACAAGGTCACCGCGCAATTCAAACTGTGGACTGCCTCGACCGAACCTCAAGCGCCGCGTTACGACGAGAGCCTGTGGCTGATTCGCAACGGCCAGCCCGGCGCCGCACAAGCGTTGTACGAGCAATTGCAGCGCAGCAACCTGCCGGCAATCCAGCGAGCGACATTGCTCGCGGAATTGCCACTCTATCCAAGTGAACAGGCGCTTAAACTGGCGACCACGGACCTGAAGCACCCGGCGCCACAGGTACGCGAAAGCGCGGTACGGGCGATCAGCGCGTTCCTGCCACCGCCAGAGCGCTTGCCGCTGTTGACGCCGTTGCTCGGTGATCCGGTGAAAGCAGTACGAATCGTCGCTGCGCGGGATCTGCTGAGTGTCGCCCGCAATGGCCTGGGCCCGGCTCAGGCCAATTGGGACGCGGCGATTGCCGAGTACGAAGCCGTGCAGAAGAGCCTGGCCGAACGCGCCGAAGCCAACCTGAACCTGGCGATGCTCTACCAGGCCAGCGGTCGCGGCTCGGAGGTTGAAGGCTCGTTGCGGACAGCCCTGAAACGTGACCCGGACTTCTACCCGGCGCTGGTCACGCTGGTGCAATGGCTGGAGGCCAACGGTCGTGGCTCGGAGGTGCAGCAACTGCTCGATGCCAGCCTCAAGGAACACCCTGACACGGCCCTGCTGCAGCACACCCGAGGCCTGTCACTGATTCGCGCGGGCAAGACCGCCGAGGCCATGTCGGCGCTTGGCAAAGCCGCACAACTGGAACCGCAGAACGCGCAATACGGTTACGTGCTGGCGGTGGCGCTGCATGACAGCGGCAAGGTGGATCAGGCGAGCGAGCAACTGGAGAAACTGCTCAAGGTGCAGCCTGCGAACCGCAATGCGCGGTTGTCGCTGATTCAGTGGTATCTGGACAGTGGGCAGGAGCCGAAGGCGCAGGTGCTGTTGCAGGGGTGGAAGAGGATGAATATGGGGGATCCGGCGTTGAAATGA
- a CDS encoding DUF3313 domain-containing protein, protein MKLAVMMSTLCIATLGVVGCSSKTVAPDEYSGFLKDYSQLKEAKSPSGAEVMRWVDPKLDINKFTSVYIEPTQLYPKPQPTVKIPQQTLNGITAYYDQALKREVGKSLPLASGPGPGVIVVRAAITAVSSKTEGLHAYEVIPIALVAAAVSTASGIRDQETTLATEAVFLDGGNNKVVAQVVRKGTGKPLQNDSQVMKADDVKAVIDGWASDMHQSYLKMKAK, encoded by the coding sequence ATGAAGCTAGCCGTGATGATGAGCACCCTGTGCATTGCCACTCTTGGCGTGGTGGGTTGCTCCAGCAAAACCGTCGCTCCAGATGAGTACTCCGGGTTTCTCAAGGACTACAGCCAACTCAAGGAGGCCAAGTCACCGTCCGGGGCCGAGGTGATGCGCTGGGTCGATCCCAAGCTCGATATCAACAAGTTCACCAGCGTCTATATCGAACCGACGCAGCTCTACCCAAAACCTCAACCGACCGTGAAGATTCCGCAACAGACCCTCAATGGCATCACCGCTTACTACGATCAGGCGCTCAAGCGTGAAGTGGGCAAATCCTTGCCTTTGGCCAGTGGCCCCGGCCCGGGCGTGATTGTGGTGCGTGCGGCGATCACCGCCGTGAGCAGCAAGACCGAAGGCCTGCATGCCTATGAAGTGATCCCGATTGCGCTGGTGGCGGCAGCGGTCAGTACCGCCAGCGGTATCCGCGATCAGGAAACCACCCTGGCCACCGAAGCGGTGTTCCTCGATGGCGGCAATAACAAGGTCGTGGCCCAGGTCGTGCGCAAAGGCACCGGCAAACCGCTGCAGAACGACTCCCAGGTGATGAAGGCCGATGACGTGAAAGCCGTGATCGATGGCTGGGCGTCGGACATGCATCAGTCGTATCTGAAGATGAAAGCCAAATAG
- a CDS encoding fused MFS/spermidine synthase — translation MSSRVASKSSAHPLPHTAAPALLIPALLLCISGAAALVYQVLWIKQLSLVVGVEVYAITTGISAFFAGLAIGGWLFGRWADRLAQPVLLYAGLEVLVAVLGVGATFAMSVAASPFAWLQDHVGLLAWLLPFMLVGAPAVLMGGTLPVLVRSLGSTPGKSGGQLYAANTLGAIVGTLLAAFVLIATLGVRGSALAAAMLNLLATAGALGWQRQHPMPVKAPLKHHTEKAPDRTALWLYSIAGGVALGYEVVWSQSIVQFMSTRTYAFAVVLATYLTGLFIGSALLARRVERIRDPWGVFGLLIAGAGLIALLEIALLGRWLVIAQSQAEIWLVTQGASELAGMSARFAVAALCIVFLPTLLLGAAFPLALRLSVGHEHVGRDVGAVVAFNTLGGIIGVMLCGFLLIPLLGLVRTLGLLAIIAAGVGWFAVRKGHGVKKGRRQAVAALGLLSVALAVLTPVDKLASLLPGARNGELAFYEEGRGGTVAVVTQGRGQNAFQRLYIQGVSNTGDAMPSLRYMRIQALLPLLIHNGEPRSALVIGFGTGITAGALLRYPGLEHRVVAELLPSVIKAAPLFKGNFNAASDPGVDVRLRDGRQELLRSPQTYDLITLEPPPPSAAGVVNLYSRDFYQLAASRLEKQGLVAQWLPLPTQNIDDSRSLVRSFLDVFPYATLWTSEFHEMLLVGSLTPIELDAEKITRRLQQDSVRSTLQDVGIGSAPALLSTWVTDRAGLERFAADAPAVTDDQPRIEYAPWVRSKEITRVLPALLDLYVAPPLVNADAGFAERMQGHRQRLMQFYRASLHAYDGDRDAWGRDIREVMQRDGGNPYFRWFVGQ, via the coding sequence ATGTCCTCACGTGTCGCCAGCAAGTCGTCGGCCCATCCCCTCCCGCACACCGCCGCCCCGGCGTTGCTGATCCCCGCCCTGCTGCTGTGCATTTCCGGCGCGGCGGCGCTGGTGTATCAGGTGTTGTGGATCAAGCAGCTGTCGCTGGTGGTCGGGGTCGAGGTCTACGCGATCACCACCGGCATCAGTGCCTTCTTTGCCGGGCTGGCTATCGGTGGCTGGCTGTTCGGGCGTTGGGCGGATCGCCTGGCGCAACCGGTTTTGCTGTATGCCGGGCTGGAAGTGCTGGTGGCCGTGCTGGGCGTCGGTGCGACGTTTGCCATGAGCGTTGCGGCCAGTCCGTTTGCCTGGTTGCAGGATCACGTCGGCCTGTTGGCCTGGTTGCTGCCGTTCATGCTGGTGGGCGCTCCAGCCGTGTTGATGGGTGGCACGCTGCCGGTGCTGGTGCGCTCGCTGGGCAGTACGCCGGGCAAGAGCGGCGGCCAGTTGTATGCGGCGAACACCCTGGGAGCGATTGTCGGCACCCTGCTCGCGGCGTTCGTGCTGATCGCCACCCTCGGCGTGCGCGGCAGTGCGTTGGCCGCAGCGATGCTCAATCTGCTGGCCACCGCCGGCGCATTGGGTTGGCAGCGCCAGCATCCGATGCCGGTCAAAGCCCCGCTCAAGCATCACACTGAAAAAGCTCCGGATCGCACCGCCCTCTGGCTGTATTCCATCGCCGGCGGCGTGGCCCTCGGCTACGAAGTGGTGTGGTCGCAGTCAATCGTGCAATTCATGAGTACCCGCACTTACGCGTTCGCCGTGGTGCTGGCGACCTACCTGACCGGGCTGTTTATCGGCAGCGCCCTGCTCGCTCGCCGGGTCGAACGAATTCGCGATCCGTGGGGCGTGTTCGGCTTGCTGATCGCTGGCGCGGGACTGATCGCCCTGCTGGAAATCGCCCTGCTCGGTCGCTGGCTGGTGATCGCCCAGAGTCAGGCGGAAATCTGGCTCGTGACTCAAGGCGCCAGTGAACTGGCCGGCATGAGCGCACGTTTCGCTGTTGCGGCGTTGTGCATTGTGTTCCTGCCGACCTTGCTGCTGGGCGCGGCGTTTCCGTTGGCCCTGCGTTTGAGTGTCGGCCACGAGCATGTCGGCCGCGATGTCGGCGCGGTGGTGGCGTTCAACACGTTGGGCGGGATCATCGGCGTGATGCTCTGCGGTTTCCTGCTGATTCCGTTGCTGGGGTTGGTACGCACGCTGGGCCTGCTGGCGATCATTGCCGCCGGCGTCGGCTGGTTCGCCGTGCGCAAGGGCCATGGCGTGAAGAAAGGCCGGCGTCAGGCAGTGGCCGCGCTGGGCTTGCTGTCCGTTGCACTGGCCGTGCTGACGCCGGTCGACAAACTCGCCAGCCTGCTCCCCGGTGCGCGCAACGGCGAGCTGGCCTTCTACGAGGAAGGACGCGGCGGCACGGTCGCGGTGGTCACTCAAGGCCGGGGCCAGAACGCGTTCCAGCGCCTGTACATCCAGGGCGTGTCGAATACCGGCGATGCCATGCCGTCACTGCGTTACATGCGGATTCAGGCGCTGCTGCCACTGCTGATCCACAACGGCGAGCCGCGCTCGGCGCTGGTCATCGGTTTCGGTACCGGCATCACTGCCGGCGCGTTGCTGCGCTATCCGGGGCTTGAACATCGGGTCGTGGCCGAGCTGCTGCCGTCGGTGATCAAGGCTGCGCCGTTGTTCAAGGGCAACTTCAACGCCGCCAGCGATCCCGGCGTCGATGTGCGGCTGCGCGACGGTCGTCAGGAACTGCTGCGCAGCCCGCAGACCTACGACCTGATCACCCTCGAGCCGCCACCACCCTCCGCGGCCGGCGTGGTGAATCTGTATTCCCGGGACTTCTATCAACTGGCCGCCAGCCGTCTGGAGAAACAGGGTCTGGTCGCACAGTGGCTGCCGCTGCCGACCCAGAACATCGACGACTCGCGTTCACTGGTGCGCAGCTTCCTCGACGTCTTCCCGTACGCGACGCTGTGGACCAGCGAGTTCCACGAGATGCTGCTGGTAGGCTCGCTGACACCCATCGAACTGGATGCCGAAAAAATCACCCGACGCTTGCAACAGGACAGCGTACGCAGCACCTTGCAGGACGTCGGCATCGGTTCGGCGCCGGCGTTGCTGTCGACCTGGGTCACCGATCGCGCCGGTCTGGAACGTTTTGCCGCCGACGCACCGGCGGTGACTGACGATCAGCCGCGCATCGAATACGCGCCGTGGGTCCGGTCCAAAGAGATCACCCGGGTGCTGCCTGCGCTGCTGGATCTGTATGTCGCACCGCCGCTGGTGAATGCCGATGCCGGGTTCGCTGAACGGATGCAGGGGCACAGACAGCGCCTGATGCAGTTCTATCGCGCAAGCCTGCACGCCTATGACGGAGATCGGGATGCCTGGGGCCGGGATATTCGCGAGGTGATGCAGAGAGATGGAGGGAATCCGTATTTCCGCTGGTTTGTCGGGCAGTGA